From a region of the Falco peregrinus isolate bFalPer1 chromosome 5, bFalPer1.pri, whole genome shotgun sequence genome:
- the VASN gene encoding LOW QUALITY PROTEIN: vasorin (The sequence of the model RefSeq protein was modified relative to this genomic sequence to represent the inferred CDS: deleted 1 base in 1 codon), whose protein sequence is MGQGAPSSFGPAACARAPHGGDHAVCPHPRAGSLLPAIRSGQEQTLCRDGGTSKGLSRAGSSGRPARLPPPPRAPRQSHAPSASLCLTCTLPRAAGRYWGSRCPTAGSPERPGQSWRDTSGGRAWGAQRYHVPISWGSREGESVELGWAAGVGLPCHQLCCRLWQRRGGRNVVGTLPLPGQSPRGWRVPGRARGDGSPPSRGAAVAAGGLRHPTALPAQSSPLLGPAPDPGWVSLFRRADTMNQLILCTLLLLAPRELAGACPAGCQCQDPKTILCAARRGQTVPQGLPPNTLSLYVFENGITMLSEDSFAGLPTLQLLDLSQNKITSIQKNIFQPLTELVNLDLSSNQLQEITNETFHGLRLLERLYLQKNRIQHIHAAAFDTLENLLELKLQNNQLWAVPPLDLPNLLLLDISWNKIPTIAPGAFHAVNIESLKIAGLGLTSLNEELFQAQNNLHELDVSDNLLERVPAVLRRLGSLTKLSLAGNARISQLPAEDFHNLHNLQELDISNLNINTIPRDFSRFFPRLRTVTAAGNPFNCICQMSWLVQWVNASSVVLRRPEETRCHFPPKNSGKLLHHLQYADFGCPTTTPPPTTPRTTTLPPPVPLPTSSHLAPQPSTAAPTPGARAPQGSSTPVPFSGTLAPTSPLPPICPPRTCLNGGTCHLGALNYLQCLCPVGFAGVYCEVEVRGTTPAPNTPAPPPSRRISIAQVSSTSLKVDLQNYVQSKAQLKGIRLSYRNLSGLDKRPVMLRLPSSLSEYTVRALKPNCTYRICIGPLGEKVSKEEHCAEVQTLPVSHQQHSPVTQSKDSNLTLMIVPALAAVLLLVVVVTVGMYYRRHRRAKAHTGTGVDASPLELEGVKACLENGDLNSHGHKVPEAAMLSGGSECEVPLMQSHYPSNNNTPGLKPSYF, encoded by the exons ATGGGGCAGGGAGCACCCAGCTCCTTTGGTCCTGCGGCCTGTGCTCGGGCACCCCATGGTGGGGACCACGCCGTGTGCCCCCATCCCCGAGCGGGATCGCTGCTGCCGGCGATCCGATCCGGGCAGGAGCAGACGCTGTGCCGGGACGGCGGCACCAGCAAAGGGTTAAGCCGAGCTGGGAGCTCGGGAAGGCCGGCCAGgctcccaccccctccccgggcTCCTAGGCAGAGCCACGctccctctgcatccctgtGTTTGACTTGCACCCTGCCGAGAGCCGCCGGGAGGTACTGGGGGTCTCGGTGCCCCACCGCAGGTAGCCCCGAGAGACCTGGCCAAAGCTGGCGGGACACGTCTGGTGGCAGAGCCTGGGGTGCGCAAAGGTACCACGTCCCTATATCTTGGGGGtccagggagggagagagcgtggagctggggtgggcagcCGGCGTGGGGCTTCCCtgtcaccagctctgttgcagGCTGTGGCAGCGCAGAGGAGGCAGGAATGTGGTGGGGACTCTCCCACTCCCTGGGCAGTCCCCCCGGGGCTGGAGGGTCCCAGGCAGGGCACGGGGAGATGGCTCTCCCCCCAGCAGGGGTGCAGCGGTAGCAGCTGGGGGTCTGAGgcaccccacagccctgccagcccagagCTCCCCCCTGCTGGGCCCTGCCCCTGACCCTGGCTGGGTTTCTCTCTTCCGCAGAGCTGACACCATGAACCAGCTGATCCTTTGCACGCTGCTTCTCTTGGCccccagggagctggctggggcatGTCCCGCAGGCTGCCAGTGCCAAGACCCCAAGACCATCCTGTGCGCGGCCAGACGGGGCCAGACCgtgccccaggggctgccccccaACACCCTCTCCCTCTATGTCTTTGAGAATGGCATCACGATGCTCAGTGAGGACAGCTTTGCGGGCCTGCCCACCCTCCAGCTCTTGGACCTCTCACAAAACAAGATCACCAGCATCCAGAAAAACATCTTCCAGCCCCTGACGGAGCTTGTCAACTTGGACCTGTCCTCCAACCAGCTGCAGGAGATCACTAACGAGACCTTCCATGGGCTGCGGCTGCTGGAGCGGCTCTACCTGCAGAAGAACAGGATCCAGCACATccatgctgctgcctttgaCACACTGGAGAACCTGCTGGAGCTGAAGCTGCAGAACAACCAGCTCTGGGCCGTGCCACCCCTCGACCTGCCcaacctcctgctgctggacaTCAGCTGGAACAAGATCCCCACTATTGCACCAGGGGCCTTCCATGCTGTCAACATTGAGTCCCTGAAGATTGCAGGTCTGGGCCTGACGAGCTTAAACGAGGAGCTCTTCCAGGCCCAGAACAACCTCCACGAGCTGGATGTCTCCGACAACCTGCTGGAGCGTGTCCCGGCGGTGCTGCGGCGGCTGGGGAGCCTCACCAAGCTCAGCCTGGCTGGCAATGCCCGCAtctcccagctgccagcagaggaCTTCCACAACCTTCACAACCTCCAGGAGCTGGACATCAGCAACCTCAACATCAACACCATCCCTCGGGATTTCTCCAGATTCTTCCCCAGGCTGCGGACCGTGACAGCCGCCGGCAACCCCTTCAACTGCATCTGCCAGATGAGCTGGCTGGTGCAGTGGGTCAATGCCAGCAGTGTGGTCCTCCGGCGGCCTGAGGAGACACGCTGCcacttccccccaaaaaactctGGCaagctcctccaccacctgcagTACGCTGACTTTGGctgccccaccaccacc cccccccccaccacgCCACGCACCACCACGCTGCCGCCACCTGTGccgctccccaccagcagccacctggcaccgcagcccagcactgccGCTCCCACCCCGGGGGccagggctccccagggcagctccACGCCGGTGCCCTTCAGCGGCACCCTggcccccaccagccccctgccGCCCATCTGTCCCCCTCGCACGTGTCTGAACGGCGGCACCTGCCACCTGGGTGCCCTAAACTAcctgcagtgcctgtgcccGGTGGGCTTCGCCGGGGTGTACTGCGAGGTGGAGGTGAGGGGGACGACGCCAGCCCCAAACACGCCGGCCCCGCCACCCAGCCGGCGGATCAGCATCGCGCAGGTCAGCAGCACCTCCCTTAAAGTCGACCTGCAGAACTACGTCCAGTCCAAAGCGCAGCTGAAGGGCATCCGCTTGAGCTACCGAAACCTCTCCGGGCTGGACAAGCGGCCGGTGATGCTGCGTTTGCCGTCTTCGCTCTCTGAGTACACAGTGCGGGCGCTGAAGCCCAACTGCACCTACCGCATCTGCATCGGGCCCCTGGGGGAGAAGGTCTCCAAGGAGGAGCACTGCGCCGAGGTGCAGACCTTGCCAGTGAGCCACCAGCAGCACTCCCCCGTCACCCAGAGCAAGGACAGCAACCTCACCCTGATGATTGTCCCCGCACTGGccgctgtgctgctgctggtggtggtggtgaccGTTGGCATGTACTACCGCCGGCACCGCCGGGCGAAGGCGCACACTGGCACTGGCGTGGATGCCAGCCCACTGGAGCTGGAAGGGGTAAAAGCCTGCCTGGAAAATGGGGATTTGAACAGCCACGGCCACAAGGTGCCAGAGGCAGCAATGCTTTCTGGTGGCTCCGAGTGCGAGGTCCCACTCATGCAGTCGCACTACCCCAGCAACAACAACACCCCGGGGCTCAAACCCTCCTATTTCTGA